From the genome of Tsukamurella pulmonis:
GCACATGTCTTGTCGAGGAATCCTCACCACACCAATGGAATCCGTGCGTTCCGGCGGGTGATCTCGCGACGAAGACCGAGTATTTGAGAGGTGCGATGGTGACAACGAAAGATCCTGGGGACATGTCGGGCTATGAGTTGCTCGAGTGGATTCGTACGAGCCGGTCGAGTGACTTCCCCTCCATCGGCGGGCTCCTCGGAATGGACATCGTCAACGTCCACGAGGGCTCGGTGACCTTCACGCTGTCGACTCGCGCGGACTTCGCGAATCCGCTCGGCACCGTTCACGGTGGAATCGCCGCGACGATGCTCGATTCCGCGATGAGCTGCGCCGTGCACAGCACTCTCCCGCCCGGCGTCGGATACACGACGCTCGAACTGAAGGTGAATTACATCCGCTCGGCATCGACCGACGGCCGGCGACTGACTGCGCAGGGGCACGTGGTGCACACCGGCCGGAGTACGGCCACGGCCGAGGGACGCGTCGTCGACGAGAACGACCGCCTCATCGCGCACGCCACGACCACCTGCCTGATCCTGCGCCCTTCGGCCGCCTAGCCGGAGCGGCAACGCACGTCCCGCAGCCACACCCCCGTACTGAAATGAGACAACCGTGAGCATCACCGTCGAAACCCGCAACGACATCGCCGTCGTCGACCTAGGCACCGACGAGAATCGCTTCTCACCCACGTGGCTCGATTCGATCAACGCCGAACTCGACACCATCGAACACAACGCCAAGGCCCTCGTCACCACGGGCACCGGCAAGTTCTACTCCAACGGTCTCGATCTCGATTGGCTCGTCGCCAACGGTGATCAGGCGGAGGCCTACGTCGCTCGCGTTCACGCGCTCTTCGCCCGCATCCTCACCTTCCCCCTCCCCACCGCAGCTGCGATCAACGGCCACACCTTCGGCGCGGGAGCGATGCTGGCGATCGCGCACGACTACCGCATCATGCGCGACGACCGCGGCTACTTCTGTTTCCCCGAAGTCGATATCAACATCCCGTTCACCCCCGGCATGGCGGCGCTCATCCAGTCCAAGCTCGGACCTCAGGCCGCGGTGACCTCGATGACGACCGGACGGCGTTACGGCGGCCCGGATGCCGTGGCGGCCGGTATCGCCGACGCCACCGCGCCCGATTCCGAGGTCGTCGCGACGACCGTGGACCGCTTGACGCCGCTCACGGGGAAGAACCCCGCGACGCTGGGCGCGATCAAGAACACGATGTACGCCGCTGTCATCGCCGAGCTGACCTAGCGCGATACCGGCTCGTACCGACGCGACGAAGGAGCATGATCACGTTGAGTTCAACCGCCAATGCCGTTGACATGGGCACCAACCTGAAGATCTGGAACGCACTCCAGAGGATCCCGTTCGGCAGCTGGGTATTCAGTCGGGCCGTCTGCTTCAAGGCCCCCTACTTCGGCAGCGTGCACCCACACATTGTCGAGCTGCGCCCGGGTCTGTGCCGCGTCACAGCCCCGAACCGCCGCAGCGTGCACAACCACCTGGGGACCTTCCACGCCATCGCTTCCTGCAACATGGCCGAACTCGCCGGCGGCATGATGACCGATGCGACGATTCCCGGGACACACCGATGGATCCCCGTCGGAATGACCGTCGAATACCACGCGAAGGCCACCACGGCGGTGACGGCGGTCGCCAGGTTGGATCCGCTGCCGGAGTTCACGGATGAGCCCACGGCGCTCACCGTTCCCGTCGACGTCATGGACGGCGACGGCATCGTGTTCGTCACCGCCGCCATCACCATGCACGTCTCGAAGAAGCCGCTCACATGACGGGCGGCAGGCCATCGCACTCGTGCGCCCTCATGACAAGGAAATGACCGTGGCTCGTGACCTGACTCCGGCGACGGCGGCATCGGTTGCCGGTACGGCGCCGCCGCGGCGAGGACTCGCCCTGACCCTGCTGTCCGCCGCGGCATTCCTCGCCGCACTCGACCTGTTCATCGTCAACGTCGCTTTCCACGACATCGAGCAGAGCTTCCCGGACAGCTCTCTGGACGACCTGTCGTGGGTCCTCAACGCCTACACGATCATCTACGCGGCGCTCCTGGTCCCGCTCGGACGATGGGCCGATCAGCGAAGTCGCAAATTCGGATTCATCGTGGGACTGGCGATATTCACTCTCGCCAGCGCCGCGTGCGCTGTTGCCCCGTCGCTGGGGTTCCTCATCGCAGCCCGCGTCGTGCAGGCCGTCGGCGCCGCCGCGCTCACCCCCACGAGCCTCGGTTTGATCGTTCAGATCTTCGACGGTGAGGACCGAGCGAAAGCGGTCCGCATCTGGGCCGCCGCGGGCGGAATCGCTGCCGCCGCGGGGCCGGTAGTCGGCGGATTCCTGGTCGCATCCTCGTGGCGATGGGTGTTCCTCATCAACATTCCGGTCGGCGCAATCGTGCTCGTCCTCGCCGTTCTCGCAATCCCTGATGGCAAAGACCCGAACGACGCCCGCACACCGCATCCCGTGGGCGCGGTATGGCTGACGATCGCCATCGGCGCTCTCGCCTACGCACTTGTCCGAGGCAACACCTGGGGGTGGACGAGCATCACGACGATCACGGTGTTCGCGGTGGCCGCGGCAGGCCCGCCCTCACCGCCCAGCACATCACCCGGAGCACGCGGCCGCTGTTCGAACCCGGCATGCTGGCGGTTCCGAGCTTCCGGTGGAACACCCTCGCCGTGATCGGGTTCGGATCCGCGTTCGCCGGAGCCCTCCTCACCGGAGTCCTCTGGGCACAGACGGTCTGGGACTACACGCCGATCCAGACCGGCCTCGCCGTCGCACCCGGGCCGCTCATGGTCCCCCTCTTCGCGGGCATCGCATCGCGGTTGGCCACGCGAATCCCCGCAGCGGTGACGGTCATCGTCGGATGCCTCGCGTTCGCACTGGGTTGCGTCCTTCTCATCGTTTCCCTCAGCGTCGACGGCGCCTACGCGGCCGAGCTCCTCCCCGGCTTAGCGATCATCGGAGCCGGAACCGGCCTGGCACTGCCAGAACTCCTTGCCGGCGCCACCGCTGATCTCCCTCCCGAACGCAGCACCACCGGTTCCGCAATCGTCAACACGGCACGCCAGATCGGGGCCGTCATCGGTGTCAGCCTGGTCATCGCAGCCCTCACCGGTCTGGGGACGACGAGCGACCCGACGATCAACTTCCGCCACGCCTGGTGGACCTGCGTAGTGGCTGCAGGAGTCGGCGCGATCATCGCGGCCTTCGGCATGCCACGACGGCGGCGATGAACGGGCAGCGAATGCCCCGGGGTGACACGGGAGACAGTCGGGCACACCCCCACGGATGACGATGGGTGCACCTCCGGCCCGAGAGTGCGGGCATCGCTGCACCTGAGCGTCGTGTCACGACGTGCCCACGAAGCCTGATTCCGCCGATCCGACGCAAACAAAGAGCCTCCCACCTGCGCGAGCAGGTGGGAGGCTTCTGTGGAGCCGCCGGGAATTGAACCCGGGTCCTCCGTCATTTCTACGGGGCTTCTCCGTGCGCAGTCCGCTGTGCCTCTACTCGGATCTCCCGGTCTCACGGACGAGCCGGGATGACGATCCCAGTCGCTGTTTGATGTCCCCCGCGATACCGCGACCGCACCGCGGGGTGAATCCCTCTAGCTGATGCCAGTACCCGGGCCGAGGGCGAACCCGGACTGACAGACTCGCCTGGCTGCTTAGGCAGCGAGAGCGAAGTCGCGCTGATTGGAATCGGCGCTTATAGGGTTGCTGCGACGCTTACGGTGGTCTCCAGCCTGCACCGGCACGCTTCCCCCGCGTCAACAAACGAAGTCGAAACCGATCGGCCCCTCATCGTCCGCCTCAGCGGAAGCCCACCCCTTGCGGAGTGGAAGTTCCATACTACCGCACCGACATCGGCGACTGTCCAGTCGATTATCAGACGGTGCGCACGCGCACGCCGGCGGCGGAGGCGTTCATGTTCAACAGCACGGTGAGCAGCACCGCGCCCACACGATGCACCAGCGAAACGACCTTGGCCTTGTTCTCGACGCTCATGGATCCGCTCCTCACTTGAGTCCCACGAGTCACATCAGTAACTCGTACCTCTAGTGAACGCCCAGCGGGGACCGTTCTCAACGCGCCACGCCGGGCACCGTCGGAAAGGCGTCAGCCGCGCATGCCCTTGACCCGCCGGCCCAGCTCACGGACCAGCTCGCGCTCGGCGGTGCGCCGGGCGATGTCCTGGCGCTTGTCGTAGTCCTGCTTGCCCTTGGCGAGGGCGAGCTCGACCTTCACGCGGCCCTCGTTGAAGTACATCGACAGGGGCACCAGCGTCTGGTTGCCCTCGCGGATCTTGCCGGTGAGCGAATCGATCTCGCGGCGGTGCATGAGCAGCTTGCGGGTGCGGCGCGGCGTGTGGTTGGTCCACGAGCCGTTGCCGTACTCGGGGATGTGCAGGCCGCGCAGCCAGACTTCGCCGTCGTCGATGGTCGCGTACGCGTCCACCAGCGACGCCTTGCCCTCGCGCAGCGCCTTCACCTCGGTGCCGACCAGCACCACACCGGCCTCGAAGGTATCGAGGATGGCGTAGTTGTGGCGCGCCTTGCGGTTGCTCGCGATCACCGAGCGCCCCTTCTCCTTCGCCATCGTCCCCATCCCTTCCGTACGTCGTGACCGAGTGCCGGTCACGCTGGACAACCACTCCATCGTACGGGGATGCGACGGTGCGCGGAAAGCGACTTATCGCCGCGGGGTCACTCGCGCACGTAGAAGCGCAGCGTCACGTACGCGGTGATCGCGGCGAAGCCCGCGCCGACGAGGACGAGCCACGGGGAGACCAGCAGGACGTCGGTGTTGGTGATCCGCGCCAGGATGTTCACGCCGTAGAGCTCGCGCAGGGCCCGATCGAAGAACAGGCTCTTACCTGCGAACAGCCCGGCGATCGCGAGCACCGCACCGATCACGGCACCGATCACGGCCTCCAGCAGGAAGGGGAGCTGCGTGTACCAGCGCGACGCACCCACGAGTCGCATGATCGAGACCTCGGTGCGCCGCGTGTACGCGGCCACCTGCACCATGTTCGCGATCAGTAGAACGGCGGCGACGGCCTGGATCAGGGCCACGAAGAAGGCGGCGTTGCGTGCACCGCCCAGCACGGAGAACACCCGTTCGACCAGCTCACGCTGATCCTGCACCCCGGCCACGCCGGGCTGCCCCTGCACGGCGTCGATGACCGCGGAGAACTTCTGCTCGTCGCCGACACGCACCTTGAACGACGCGGGCAGCACACCGGGGCGCACCAGCTCCGCCAGCTCGGGCTGCCCGGCGAAGGTCTTGGTCTTGGCGGTCTCGAGCGCCTTGTCCTGCGAGATGTAATCGATCGAATCGACGCCCGGCTGCGCCTTGATCTTCGACTCGATGGCCTGGCACACCGACTTCTGGCAGTCGGGGTCGTCAGCGGCGACCTTGTCGTCGACGAACACCTGGATCTCGACGCGCTGCAGGAAGATGTCCTGGCTCTTGTCCGCCATCCGCACCACGAGCAGACCACCGCCGAACAGGCCGAGAGAGATCGCGGTGGTGAGGATCATGGCGATCGTCATGCTCACGTTCCGGCGCAGGCCGGTGAGGACCTCGCTGGTGATGAAACTGGCTCGCACTGGGAATTCAGTCCTTCGGTTCGTCGTCGGCGGCGGGGGCGGCGGGCACCGTCAGCGGCCCAGCCCGTACACGCCGGTGGCGTCGTCGCGCACCATCTCGCCCATGCGGAACTCGATGACGCGGCGGCGCATCGAGTCGACGATGTGGCGGTCGTGCGTGGCCATCACCACGGTGGTGCCGGCCCGGTTGATGCGGTCGAGCACGTCCACGATCTCGGCGGAGGTGTCGGGGTCGAGGTTGCCGGTGGGCTCGTCGGCGAGCAGCAGCAGCGGCCGGTTGGCGATGGCGCGGGCGATGGCCACGCGCTGCTTCTCACCGCCGGACAGCTCGCTCGGCATACGGTTCGCCTTGCCCCCCAGGCCCACGTAGTCGAGCACCTGCGGCACCGTGCGGTCGATGACGTTGCGCGGCTTGCCGATGACCTCGAGCGCGAAGGCCACGTTCTCGGCCACCGTCTTCTGTTGCAGCAGGCGGAAGTCCTGGAAGACGCAGCCCAGCGACTGCCGCAGCTGCGGCACGCGACGGCCGGAGAGCTTGTTGACGTGGTAGTCGCCCACGTAGACGTCACCGCTCGTCGGCTTGTCCTCCTTGAGCAGGAGCCGGAAGAACGTCGACTTCCCGGAACCCGAGGGCCCGATCAGGAAGGCGAACTCCCCCTTGCCGATCTCGAGCGACAGGTCGTGGAGCGCCGGCCGGGCCGACGCCTTGTACATCATCGTGACGTTCTGGAGCGTGATCACGAGCGCCCAGTCTACTGACGTCCCGGACTACCCCGGCGGAACCGTGGTCGTCGGTGCGCCGCCCGTGCTCGGCGGGGCGCCGACCGCGCCGCTCGGGACCGGCACCGTCACCCCGCCGGGCAGGACGATCCCGCCCTGCCCGGACGTCGTCGTCGCGTCGCTGGAGCCGGACGCCCCCGGCTCGCCGGAGGTTCCCGGCACCGTCGACGACGGTGCGCCCGACCGACTCGGATCGCCACTGGGGCGGCCCGTGCTCGACGGTGCCCGCGACGGCGTGGTGCTCACCGGCAGCTCGGAGGTGGGCGCGACCGGGGGTGGCGCGGTGGAGGTCGCGGCGGGCGGCTGTCCCGTGCGGCGCTGCTCCTCCGGAACGAACTGCGCGTACAGGTCGAGGTACCACCACAGCAGCCCGACGAACAGCAGCACCAGGACGACGGTGCTCGTGCGGGCCCGGGTGTGCGGGATCGTCTTGGGGATGCGCTCCCACGCCGCGGGGAGCGGGCGGGTGGGCTCCGAGGCGGCGCCGGCCGGCTCGTCGCCGCCCTCGGGCGGCTTCGACAGATCGCTCACGACGGCGTCACCTCCGACTCGTCCTCGACGCTGTCGGTGACGGGCGCGACGTCGATACCGGCCGTCGCGAGGCTGCGGACGATGCGCTCGCGCAGGTTGCGGCCGACCTCGAACTGCTTGCCGGGCAGCGTGCGCGCGACCATCCGCAGGTTCACCTGGTCCAGGTCGATGGACTCGATGCCCATGAGGGTGGGCTCGTCGAGCAGCAGGGTGGACATCTTCGGGTCGCGGTAGGCCCGCTCCCCCACGCTGTGCAGCAGCGCGTTGACCTTGCCCATGTCCACCGTCTTGGGCAGCGGGATGTCGACGACCGCGCGCGCCCAGTCCTTGGACAGGTTGGTGGCCTTGACGATCTGGCCGTTCGGCACGGTGATGACCTCGCCGTCGGTGTTGCGCAGCTTGGTCACCCGCAGCGTCACGTCGGAGACGGTGCCCTCGGCGGTCGAGCCGCCGGTCAGGGCGAGTTCCACGACGTCGCCGAAGCCGTACTGCCGCTCGGTGATGAGGAAGAAGCCGGCGAGCAGGTCCTGCACGACGCGCTGGGCGCCGAAGCCCAGCGCGGCGCCGATGACCGTGGCGGGCGCGACGAGTGCGTTGATCGGGACGCCGAGCGCCTTGACGATCTGGTACGTCGCGAACAGGTAGATCACGGCGATCGCGACCCAGCTGATCACCTGGATCAGCGCGTGCTGGTGCTTGGCCGACTCCGACCGGACCAGCGAGTCGCTGTTCTTGAACTGCGCGTCGATCCGCATGGTGACGCGGGCCGAGGACCAGTTGACGAACCGGTTCGCCAGCACCGCGGCGATCGTCCACAGCGCGATCGGCAGCACCCGCTGGAACATGAGGAGCCGCCACCCCGTGAGGTCGGGAAGGATCGACGCCGCGAGCTGGGTGCTACTCGTCATCGCCGCGCATCCGCCAGCGGATGCCGGCCTCGATGAAGCCGTCCAGGTCACCGTCGAGCACGGCCGACGGATTGTTCACCTCGTACTCGGTGCGCAGGTCCTTGACCATCTGGTACGGGTGCAGCACGTAGGAGCGCATCTGGTTGCCCCACGAGGCGCCCTCGTTGGTCTTGAGGGCGTCCATCTGGGCCCGCTCCTCCTGGCGCTTGCGCTCGAGCAGCTTGGCCTGCAGCACCTTCATGGCCGAGACCTTGTTCTGCAGCTGGCTCTTCTCGTTCTGGCAGGTGACGACGATGCCGGTGGGGATGTGCGTGAGCCGCACCGCGGAGTCGGTGGTGTTGACCGACTGGCCGCCCGGGCCCGACGAGCGGTACACGTCCACGCGCACCTCGTTCTCGTCGACGTCGATGTGGTCGGTGGTCTCCACCACGGGCAGCACCTCGACCTCGGCGAAGGACGTCTGGCGGCGGCCCTGGTTGTCGAACGGGCTGATCCGCACGAGGCGGTGCGTGCCCATCTCGACGGAGAGGGTGCCGTACGCGTAATCGGTCTTCACCGCGAACGTGGCGGACTTCAGGCCCGCCTCCTCGGCGTAGCTCGTGTCGTAGACCTCGACCCCGTAGCCGTGCTTCTCGGCCCAGCGGATGTACATGCGCATGAGCATCTCGGCCCAGTCCGCGGCGTCGACGCCGCCGGCACCTGCGCGGATGTTGACCAGCGCGTCGCGGGCGTCGTACTCGCCCGAGAGCATGGTCTTGACCTCCATGGCCTCGATCTCGGTGCGCAGCTGGGCGCGGTCGCCGTCGGCGTCCTCGAGGGCGGCGGCCCTGTCGTCGCCCTCCTCCGCCTCGGCCAGCTCGTACAGCACGGGCAGGTCGTCGAGGCGCTGGCGCAGGTCGGTGACGCGGCGCAGTTCGGCCTGGGCGTGCGAGAGCTCACTGGTGACCTGCTGCGCGTTGGCCTGGTCGTTCCAGAGCTCCGGGTCGGACGCCTTGTGTTCGAGCTCGTCGACGCGCCGGCGCAGCTCGTCGAGGTCGATCACCTTCTCCACCGTCTGGAGGGTGGTCTCGAGGCTCTCGATGTCTGCGGCTACGTCAGGTTGCACAGTCACCCAGGATACTGGCCCGGGCCGCCGTAGGAGTCCGGTGGCGGGGTAAGGCTGCCCAACTGCCACGAGCTGTCGACCTTGCCCACCTTGTAGTAGACGGGCAGCCGGTCCCCGACCTCCGGCCAGCGCTCGGCGAAGTCCAGCACCAGCCGCCGGTAGACGTGCGTGGGCGGCGTGCTCGGCCCCTCGACGGTGCCGGAGACGGTGACGAACGCCTGCCCCTTCTGATCGGGCTCGACGGGGCGCGGACTCACGCCGCTGAGCGTGAGCATGCCGTCCTCCATGCCCGGGCCGGCCGGCGCGGTGCCGAGCGTGCCGCGCTTGTTGCGCTGCCACATCACCACCAGCGCACCCAGCATCGCCGCGAGCAGGAGCACCCAGATCCATTCCATATGTCCAGATTACCGACGGGGACCGCCGGGCGCCCGCAGTAGCGCTCCGATACCGTTCTCGCATGTCGAGTGCACCGTCGAACCCCGTCACCCCCGATCTGGCCCTGGCGCTGACCCTCGCGGACGCCGCGGACGAGCTGACCATGGCGCGGTTCGGCGCGCTGGACCTCGAGGTCGACGCGAAGCCGGACCTCACGCCCGTCTCGGACGCGGACCTCGCGACGGAGACGCTGATCCGGGAGCGGCTCGCCGCGGAGCGCCCCGGCGATGCGGTCCTCGGCGAGGAGTTCGGCGGCGAGCCCGTCTTCTCCGGGCGGCA
Proteins encoded in this window:
- a CDS encoding PaaI family thioesterase, encoding MSGYELLEWIRTSRSSDFPSIGGLLGMDIVNVHEGSVTFTLSTRADFANPLGTVHGGIAATMLDSAMSCAVHSTLPPGVGYTTLELKVNYIRSASTDGRRLTAQGHVVHTGRSTATAEGRVVDENDRLIAHATTTCLILRPSAA
- a CDS encoding enoyl-CoA hydratase/isomerase family protein codes for the protein MSITVETRNDIAVVDLGTDENRFSPTWLDSINAELDTIEHNAKALVTTGTGKFYSNGLDLDWLVANGDQAEAYVARVHALFARILTFPLPTAAAINGHTFGAGAMLAIAHDYRIMRDDRGYFCFPEVDINIPFTPGMAALIQSKLGPQAAVTSMTTGRRYGGPDAVAAGIADATAPDSEVVATTVDRLTPLTGKNPATLGAIKNTMYAAVIAELT
- a CDS encoding hotdog fold domain-containing protein — protein: MGTNLKIWNALQRIPFGSWVFSRAVCFKAPYFGSVHPHIVELRPGLCRVTAPNRRSVHNHLGTFHAIASCNMAELAGGMMTDATIPGTHRWIPVGMTVEYHAKATTAVTAVARLDPLPEFTDEPTALTVPVDVMDGDGIVFVTAAITMHVSKKPLT
- a CDS encoding MFS transporter, which produces MARDLTPATAASVAGTAPPRRGLALTLLSAAAFLAALDLFIVNVAFHDIEQSFPDSSLDDLSWVLNAYTIIYAALLVPLGRWADQRSRKFGFIVGLAIFTLASAACAVAPSLGFLIAARVVQAVGAAALTPTSLGLIVQIFDGEDRAKAVRIWAAAGGIAAAAGPVVGGFLVASSWRWVFLINIPVGAIVLVLAVLAIPDGKDPNDARTPHPVGAVWLTIAIGALAYALVRGNTWGWTSITTITVFAVAAAGPPSPPSTSPGARGRCSNPACWRFRASGGTPSP
- a CDS encoding MFS transporter, whose amino-acid sequence is MLAVPSFRWNTLAVIGFGSAFAGALLTGVLWAQTVWDYTPIQTGLAVAPGPLMVPLFAGIASRLATRIPAAVTVIVGCLAFALGCVLLIVSLSVDGAYAAELLPGLAIIGAGTGLALPELLAGATADLPPERSTTGSAIVNTARQIGAVIGVSLVIAALTGLGTTSDPTINFRHAWWTCVVAAGVGAIIAAFGMPRRRR
- the smpB gene encoding SsrA-binding protein SmpB is translated as MAKEKGRSVIASNRKARHNYAILDTFEAGVVLVGTEVKALREGKASLVDAYATIDDGEVWLRGLHIPEYGNGSWTNHTPRRTRKLLMHRREIDSLTGKIREGNQTLVPLSMYFNEGRVKVELALAKGKQDYDKRQDIARRTAERELVRELGRRVKGMRG
- the ftsX gene encoding permease-like cell division protein FtsX, translating into MRASFITSEVLTGLRRNVSMTIAMILTTAISLGLFGGGLLVVRMADKSQDIFLQRVEIQVFVDDKVAADDPDCQKSVCQAIESKIKAQPGVDSIDYISQDKALETAKTKTFAGQPELAELVRPGVLPASFKVRVGDEQKFSAVIDAVQGQPGVAGVQDQRELVERVFSVLGGARNAAFFVALIQAVAAVLLIANMVQVAAYTRRTEVSIMRLVGASRWYTQLPFLLEAVIGAVIGAVLAIAGLFAGKSLFFDRALRELYGVNILARITNTDVLLVSPWLVLVGAGFAAITAYVTLRFYVRE
- the ftsE gene encoding cell division ATP-binding protein FtsE, yielding MITLQNVTMMYKASARPALHDLSLEIGKGEFAFLIGPSGSGKSTFFRLLLKEDKPTSGDVYVGDYHVNKLSGRRVPQLRQSLGCVFQDFRLLQQKTVAENVAFALEVIGKPRNVIDRTVPQVLDYVGLGGKANRMPSELSGGEKQRVAIARAIANRPLLLLADEPTGNLDPDTSAEIVDVLDRINRAGTTVVMATHDRHIVDSMRRRVIEFRMGEMVRDDATGVYGLGR
- a CDS encoding mechanosensitive ion channel family protein, translated to MTSSTQLAASILPDLTGWRLLMFQRVLPIALWTIAAVLANRFVNWSSARVTMRIDAQFKNSDSLVRSESAKHQHALIQVISWVAIAVIYLFATYQIVKALGVPINALVAPATVIGAALGFGAQRVVQDLLAGFFLITERQYGFGDVVELALTGGSTAEGTVSDVTLRVTKLRNTDGEVITVPNGQIVKATNLSKDWARAVVDIPLPKTVDMGKVNALLHSVGERAYRDPKMSTLLLDEPTLMGIESIDLDQVNLRMVARTLPGKQFEVGRNLRERIVRSLATAGIDVAPVTDSVEDESEVTPS
- the prfB gene encoding peptide chain release factor 2, yielding MQPDVAADIESLETTLQTVEKVIDLDELRRRVDELEHKASDPELWNDQANAQQVTSELSHAQAELRRVTDLRQRLDDLPVLYELAEAEEGDDRAAALEDADGDRAQLRTEIEAMEVKTMLSGEYDARDALVNIRAGAGGVDAADWAEMLMRMYIRWAEKHGYGVEVYDTSYAEEAGLKSATFAVKTDYAYGTLSVEMGTHRLVRISPFDNQGRRQTSFAEVEVLPVVETTDHIDVDENEVRVDVYRSSGPGGQSVNTTDSAVRLTHIPTGIVVTCQNEKSQLQNKVSAMKVLQAKLLERKRQEERAQMDALKTNEGASWGNQMRSYVLHPYQMVKDLRTEYEVNNPSAVLDGDLDGFIEAGIRWRMRGDDE